The proteins below come from a single Portunus trituberculatus isolate SZX2019 chromosome 34, ASM1759143v1, whole genome shotgun sequence genomic window:
- the LOC123512710 gene encoding glycoprotein 3-alpha-L-fucosyltransferase A-like isoform X1 yields MAARSCAVGGDGGRIASAAAAAAAAAAVAAGARMPRVSLRRGLLYLSAATTCSLLVVTVHQPGTAWLSPAPPPSQLTLPRAPHLDHPVLELDDAAEARPSADGDGDADGDEQSVARALLPMPRPRPLLNVTLTTLPPEQRPWYLWGGRQRPEVPADSDQWTRTASLWPDEDSGDRIVEQLMFRPPLPPPLEDHPDPAAPDRAPPTSKKILMYNGMNSWGLKAGRGQFLKLRCPVDTCVLTGSRSELTTADAILFKDHFSMPPHARDPRQVWVMFMLECPLHTQHFTNRDVFNWTATYRHDSDIVAPYEKWVYYDPAVRQKPQEVSYAANKTKQVAWFVSNCGARNNRLQYAKELAKYIGVDIFGACGTKRCPRSNSARCFQMLNKDYKFYLAFENSNCRDYITEKFFVNGLRGLPKQTSHHILPIVMGAHPDDYAHQAPEKSYIHVDDFDSPKDLADYLHLLDQNDDLYNEYFRWKGTGEFINTYFMCRLCGLLHDEGHQQHYEDINHWWRGGGTCISGSWRKYDRFKQESEKKKKAPGSR; encoded by the exons ATGGCGGCCAGGAGCTG TGCGGTGGGCGGTGATGGTGGGCGGATAGcctctgcagcagcagcagcagcagcagcagcagcggtagcaGCCGGCGCCAGGATGCCACGGGTGTCGCTGCGGCGTGGCCTGCTGTACCTGTCGGCAGCCACCACCTGCTCCctgctggtggtgacggtgCACCAGCCTGGGACCGCCTGGCTCAGCCCCGCGCCGCCGCCCTCCCAGCTCACACTGCCCCGCGCGCCGCACCTCGACCACCCCGTTCTGGAGCTGGACGACGCAGCGGAGGCGCGGCCCAGTGCGGACGGTGACGGCGACGCCGACGGAGATGAGCAGAGCGTGGCGAGGGCCCTGCTGCCTATGCCGCGCCCGCGCCCGCTACTCAACGTGACGCTGACCACGCTGCCGCCCGAGCAGCGCCCCTGGTACCTGTGGGGCGGCAGGCAGCGCCCTGAGGTGCCTGCCGACAGCGACCAGTGGACGCGCACGGCGTCGCTGTGGCCCGACGAGGACTCCGGCGACCGCATCGTGGAGCAACTCATGTTCcgcccgccgctgccgccgcccctGGAGGACCACCCGGACCCTGCCGCGCCTGACCGCGCGCCGCCCACCTCCAAGAAGATCCTCATGTACAACGGCATGAACTCGTGGGGCCTGAAGGCAGGGCGCGGCCAGTTCCTCAAGCTGCGGTGCCCCGTGGACACCTGCGTGCTGACGGGCAGCCGCTCCGAGCTGACCACTGCCGACGCCATCCTGTTCAAGGACCACTTCAGCATGCCGCCCCACGCCCGCGACCCTCGCCAGGTGTGGGTGATGTTCATGCTGGAGTGCCCGCTGCACACACAGCACTTCACCAATAGGGACGTCTTCAACTGGACCGCCACCTACCGCCACGACTCTGACATCGTGGCGCCCTACGAGAAGTGGGTGTACTACGACCCCGCCGTGAGGCAAAAGCCGCAGGAGGTGAGCTACGCCGCCAACAAGACCAAGCAGGTAGCGTGGTTCGTGTCCAACTGCGGCGCGCGTAACAACCGCCTGCAGTACGCTAAGGAGCTGGCAAAGTACATCGGTGTGGACATCTTCGGCGCCTGCGGCACCAAACGCTGCCCTCGCTCCAACTCCGCTCGCTGCTTCCAGATGCTCAACAAGGACTACAAGTTCTACCTGGCCTTCGAGAACTCTAACTGCCGCGACTATATCACTGAAAAGTTCTTCGTCAACGGCCTCAG GGGACTTCCGAAACAAACAAG CCACCACATCCTGCCAATAGTGATGGGGGCGCACCCTGACGACTACGCCCACCAGGCCCCTGAGAAGTCCTACATTCACGTGGACGACTTTGACTCCCCCAAGGATCTCGCTGACTACCTTCACCTGCTGGACCAGAATGATGACCTTTATAATGAGTACTTCAG GTGGAAGGGAACCGGTGAATTCATCAACACTTACTTCATGTGTCGGCTGTGTGGTCTGCTGCACGACGAGGGGCACCAGCAGCACTATGAGGACATCAACCATTGGTGGCGTGGTGGGGGCACCTGCATCAGTGGGTCCTGGAGGAAGTATGACAGGTTTAAGCAGGagtcagagaagaagaagaaggcccCAGGTAGcaggtag
- the LOC123512710 gene encoding glycoprotein 3-alpha-L-fucosyltransferase A-like isoform X3, protein MPRVSLRRGLLYLSAATTCSLLVVTVHQPGTAWLSPAPPPSQLTLPRAPHLDHPVLELDDAAEARPSADGDGDADGDEQSVARALLPMPRPRPLLNVTLTTLPPEQRPWYLWGGRQRPEVPADSDQWTRTASLWPDEDSGDRIVEQLMFRPPLPPPLEDHPDPAAPDRAPPTSKKILMYNGMNSWGLKAGRGQFLKLRCPVDTCVLTGSRSELTTADAILFKDHFSMPPHARDPRQVWVMFMLECPLHTQHFTNRDVFNWTATYRHDSDIVAPYEKWVYYDPAVRQKPQEVSYAANKTKQVAWFVSNCGARNNRLQYAKELAKYIGVDIFGACGTKRCPRSNSARCFQMLNKDYKFYLAFENSNCRDYITEKFFVNGLRGLPKQTSHHILPIVMGAHPDDYAHQAPEKSYIHVDDFDSPKDLADYLHLLDQNDDLYNEYFRWKGTGEFINTYFMCRLCGLLHDEGHQQHYEDINHWWRGGGTCISGSWRKYDRFKQESEKKKKAPGSR, encoded by the exons ATGCCACGGGTGTCGCTGCGGCGTGGCCTGCTGTACCTGTCGGCAGCCACCACCTGCTCCctgctggtggtgacggtgCACCAGCCTGGGACCGCCTGGCTCAGCCCCGCGCCGCCGCCCTCCCAGCTCACACTGCCCCGCGCGCCGCACCTCGACCACCCCGTTCTGGAGCTGGACGACGCAGCGGAGGCGCGGCCCAGTGCGGACGGTGACGGCGACGCCGACGGAGATGAGCAGAGCGTGGCGAGGGCCCTGCTGCCTATGCCGCGCCCGCGCCCGCTACTCAACGTGACGCTGACCACGCTGCCGCCCGAGCAGCGCCCCTGGTACCTGTGGGGCGGCAGGCAGCGCCCTGAGGTGCCTGCCGACAGCGACCAGTGGACGCGCACGGCGTCGCTGTGGCCCGACGAGGACTCCGGCGACCGCATCGTGGAGCAACTCATGTTCcgcccgccgctgccgccgcccctGGAGGACCACCCGGACCCTGCCGCGCCTGACCGCGCGCCGCCCACCTCCAAGAAGATCCTCATGTACAACGGCATGAACTCGTGGGGCCTGAAGGCAGGGCGCGGCCAGTTCCTCAAGCTGCGGTGCCCCGTGGACACCTGCGTGCTGACGGGCAGCCGCTCCGAGCTGACCACTGCCGACGCCATCCTGTTCAAGGACCACTTCAGCATGCCGCCCCACGCCCGCGACCCTCGCCAGGTGTGGGTGATGTTCATGCTGGAGTGCCCGCTGCACACACAGCACTTCACCAATAGGGACGTCTTCAACTGGACCGCCACCTACCGCCACGACTCTGACATCGTGGCGCCCTACGAGAAGTGGGTGTACTACGACCCCGCCGTGAGGCAAAAGCCGCAGGAGGTGAGCTACGCCGCCAACAAGACCAAGCAGGTAGCGTGGTTCGTGTCCAACTGCGGCGCGCGTAACAACCGCCTGCAGTACGCTAAGGAGCTGGCAAAGTACATCGGTGTGGACATCTTCGGCGCCTGCGGCACCAAACGCTGCCCTCGCTCCAACTCCGCTCGCTGCTTCCAGATGCTCAACAAGGACTACAAGTTCTACCTGGCCTTCGAGAACTCTAACTGCCGCGACTATATCACTGAAAAGTTCTTCGTCAACGGCCTCAG GGGACTTCCGAAACAAACAAG CCACCACATCCTGCCAATAGTGATGGGGGCGCACCCTGACGACTACGCCCACCAGGCCCCTGAGAAGTCCTACATTCACGTGGACGACTTTGACTCCCCCAAGGATCTCGCTGACTACCTTCACCTGCTGGACCAGAATGATGACCTTTATAATGAGTACTTCAG GTGGAAGGGAACCGGTGAATTCATCAACACTTACTTCATGTGTCGGCTGTGTGGTCTGCTGCACGACGAGGGGCACCAGCAGCACTATGAGGACATCAACCATTGGTGGCGTGGTGGGGGCACCTGCATCAGTGGGTCCTGGAGGAAGTATGACAGGTTTAAGCAGGagtcagagaagaagaagaaggcccCAGGTAGcaggtag
- the LOC123512710 gene encoding glycoprotein 3-alpha-L-fucosyltransferase A-like isoform X2 produces MAARSCAVGGDGGRIASAAAAAAAAAAVAAGARMPRVSLRRGLLYLSAATTCSLLVVTVHQPGTAWLSPAPPPSQLTLPRAPHLDHPVLELDDAAEARPSADGDGDADGDEQSVARALLPMPRPRPLLNVTLTTLPPEQRPWYLWGGRQRPEVPADSDQWTRTASLWPDEDSGDRIVEQLMFRPPLPPPLEDHPDPAAPDRAPPTSKKILMYNGMNSWGLKAGRGQFLKLRCPVDTCVLTGSRSELTTADAILFKDHFSMPPHARDPRQVWVMFMLECPLHTQHFTNRDVFNWTATYRHDSDIVAPYEKWVYYDPAVRQKPQEVSYAANKTKQVAWFVSNCGARNNRLQYAKELAKYIGVDIFGACGTKRCPRSNSARCFQMLNKDYKFYLAFENSNCRDYITEKFFVNGLSHHILPIVMGAHPDDYAHQAPEKSYIHVDDFDSPKDLADYLHLLDQNDDLYNEYFRWKGTGEFINTYFMCRLCGLLHDEGHQQHYEDINHWWRGGGTCISGSWRKYDRFKQESEKKKKAPGSR; encoded by the exons ATGGCGGCCAGGAGCTG TGCGGTGGGCGGTGATGGTGGGCGGATAGcctctgcagcagcagcagcagcagcagcagcagcggtagcaGCCGGCGCCAGGATGCCACGGGTGTCGCTGCGGCGTGGCCTGCTGTACCTGTCGGCAGCCACCACCTGCTCCctgctggtggtgacggtgCACCAGCCTGGGACCGCCTGGCTCAGCCCCGCGCCGCCGCCCTCCCAGCTCACACTGCCCCGCGCGCCGCACCTCGACCACCCCGTTCTGGAGCTGGACGACGCAGCGGAGGCGCGGCCCAGTGCGGACGGTGACGGCGACGCCGACGGAGATGAGCAGAGCGTGGCGAGGGCCCTGCTGCCTATGCCGCGCCCGCGCCCGCTACTCAACGTGACGCTGACCACGCTGCCGCCCGAGCAGCGCCCCTGGTACCTGTGGGGCGGCAGGCAGCGCCCTGAGGTGCCTGCCGACAGCGACCAGTGGACGCGCACGGCGTCGCTGTGGCCCGACGAGGACTCCGGCGACCGCATCGTGGAGCAACTCATGTTCcgcccgccgctgccgccgcccctGGAGGACCACCCGGACCCTGCCGCGCCTGACCGCGCGCCGCCCACCTCCAAGAAGATCCTCATGTACAACGGCATGAACTCGTGGGGCCTGAAGGCAGGGCGCGGCCAGTTCCTCAAGCTGCGGTGCCCCGTGGACACCTGCGTGCTGACGGGCAGCCGCTCCGAGCTGACCACTGCCGACGCCATCCTGTTCAAGGACCACTTCAGCATGCCGCCCCACGCCCGCGACCCTCGCCAGGTGTGGGTGATGTTCATGCTGGAGTGCCCGCTGCACACACAGCACTTCACCAATAGGGACGTCTTCAACTGGACCGCCACCTACCGCCACGACTCTGACATCGTGGCGCCCTACGAGAAGTGGGTGTACTACGACCCCGCCGTGAGGCAAAAGCCGCAGGAGGTGAGCTACGCCGCCAACAAGACCAAGCAGGTAGCGTGGTTCGTGTCCAACTGCGGCGCGCGTAACAACCGCCTGCAGTACGCTAAGGAGCTGGCAAAGTACATCGGTGTGGACATCTTCGGCGCCTGCGGCACCAAACGCTGCCCTCGCTCCAACTCCGCTCGCTGCTTCCAGATGCTCAACAAGGACTACAAGTTCTACCTGGCCTTCGAGAACTCTAACTGCCGCGACTATATCACTGAAAAGTTCTTCGTCAACGGCCTCAG CCACCACATCCTGCCAATAGTGATGGGGGCGCACCCTGACGACTACGCCCACCAGGCCCCTGAGAAGTCCTACATTCACGTGGACGACTTTGACTCCCCCAAGGATCTCGCTGACTACCTTCACCTGCTGGACCAGAATGATGACCTTTATAATGAGTACTTCAG GTGGAAGGGAACCGGTGAATTCATCAACACTTACTTCATGTGTCGGCTGTGTGGTCTGCTGCACGACGAGGGGCACCAGCAGCACTATGAGGACATCAACCATTGGTGGCGTGGTGGGGGCACCTGCATCAGTGGGTCCTGGAGGAAGTATGACAGGTTTAAGCAGGagtcagagaagaagaagaaggcccCAGGTAGcaggtag